The Candidatus Methylacidiphilales bacterium genome contains the following window.
CGCTGCCGTCTTCGCTCTGCTCTAACTTCGCCGTGTCGTGCCATTTGCGCTCACGAATCCACGGCGCCTGATACTTGTCGAAGCGAATCACTACCTCGACCGGCTCATCACCGCCTTCGGCGCCGAATGAAGATTTCAGCCCATTGGGGATGGAGATCGTGCTGCGTCGGACGAACTTTTCGGGCAGCACGTGGCATGCTTGGATGCGCCCAACTTGGAAGATGCGCTTGGCCGATTTACCCACGTCGTAGGCAAGCAAATACCAATTGCCCCTAATGTTGCTCAGATGGTAGGGCTCGACGACGCGCTCGCCGCGTTGGCCGGTGGTGTTGGCGAAGTAGCTGATGAAGAGCAGACGTTGCTCGCGAATGGCGCGATGAACCGTCAGCAACGTCTGGGCGTTGGTCTTCGTCAACGGTGGCGGCACAAAGGTGTAGTGCAGGCGCAGCTTTTCTAAGTCGGCCGAGATGTCTCCGTCCGCCGCAACTCCTCCACACACTGCGAAAAACACCGTGTCCGTCGGCCTAAGCGAGCGAGATCCCCCGCAATTCGGCG
Protein-coding sequences here:
- a CDS encoding WYL domain-containing protein, which produces MAILPCHILTLASSCDKMMIQAMMNQARLDFQYCADCRSGCLWLRRASRRPIRLKQVSPNCGGSRSLRPTDTVFFAVCGGVAADGDISADLEKLRLHYTFVPPPLTKTNAQTLLTVHRAIREQRLLFISYFANTTGQRGERVVEPYHLSNIRGNWYLLAYDVGKSAKRIFQVGRIQACHVLPEKFVRRSTISIPNGLKSSFGAEGGDEPVEVVIRFDKYQAPWIRERKWHDTAKLEQSEDGS